Genomic window (Dyadobacter fanqingshengii):
AAATCACGCTGTATCAGACAGGCTGGCGGCTTGGTGGAAAAACAGCCACCGGGCGCGGGGAATGCGACCGGATAGAAGAGCATGGGATTCATATTTTGCAAGGTTGGTACGACACCACATTCCGCCTGCTTCGTGACGTATATGCCGAACGGAAACAGCACAACCTTGCACCGGGCAGCCCATTGCAGGATCTTTTCAAAGACGGACTTGTTGCCAATAATTCAACATTACTGACCGAATTTGTCCCGGAACTGGGCAAGTGGACAAACTGGCCGCTGGTATTGCCCGAAACGGAGGAACAACCCGGTGCAGGCGAGCCTTTGCCTATGTGGGCGCTGGTGCGAAAGGGATTGTCGGTAATGGCCGAAATGTTGCTGGGAAGCCCTTATTCCAGCACCGGCAGCTGGTTCAGCAGGTGGGTACTCAATCATTTTTTTCCAAAATTCGTGGATGGCGTCGAACAAAAACGGCAGGAAAAAAAGGGATTTTTACACTGGCTTCTCAAACCACTTTTCTCCGAAAACGGATTCGTTGGACGCCTTATCAAACGGGAAATGTCGCACATCAATGAAGCCATCAAATTGCTGGCCCAGGAATCCGGCGATAATCACAAGCATCATAGCTTCATTTTAAATTTATTGGAAAGGGAGATCAGGCACATAGAGCGCCAGGGCTTGCCTTATCGTGAAGACCAGCAAGAGAAAAGGCATCAGGCCATAGCGGTTTGCTTTGCTTATTACAACATTAAGGGTATCCTCAAAGACGTTTACGATCGAAAAACGGAGATTTTTGATTTTGATAAAATTGATAAATATGATTACCGCGAATGGCTGGCGATGCAGGGAGCGCCGCAATGGTTGGTGGATTCAGTGATCGTACGCTTCTTTTACACCGGAACATTTGCCAATCTGGTTAACGAAAACGGGGGAGCGGTGGCTGCGGGAACAGCGCTTCAATTTTTTGCGAAATCGTCAGGTTACAAAGGTTCATTTGTATATCAAATGGTCTACGGCACAGGCGATGTGATGGTCATGCCTATTTACGAGGTTTTGAAAAGCAGGGGTGTGAAATTTAAATTTTTTCACAAAATCGAGCAGGTGCATTATGATGCTAATAAGATTATTGAAACGATATCTTACGCTGAGCAGGTAAAATTGCAAGTGCCGGAATATGATCCCGTCAAAAAGATCAACGGTGAACTCCGCGTGTGGCCCGGCGCGCCGCTGTACGACCAGCTCGATGCCGAAAATGCCACGCGTTTGCAAGCAGAAAAAGTGAATCTGGAAGATCCCTGGACGGATTGGACGGACTACCGGAAAGGACAATTGAAAAAAGGCATTGATTTCGATGAAGTGGTCCTGGGCATTCCGATCGGCACGCTGAAAAGGATTTGCAGCGAGATTATTGAAAAAGAACCGCGCTGGAAATCCATGGCCGCGAACATTGTCACCACGCCCACGCAGTCAGCACAGCTGTGGTTCCTGCCCACTTTGCAAGAACTTGGCTTTGAACTTTCTGAATGGGGACTGGCTCCGGGATTGAGCGCGCCGAATGTTGTGGTTTACCAAAATCCGATGTATTCATGGCTGGACAGCACTATCGCGCTACCAAGTGAAAACTGGCCAAAAAACCAGCAACCCAGGTTTCTTGCTTACTACACAGGCCCATATCTGCTGCGCAAGCCATTGCCGGAAGGGCCGGATACAGCCTATCAGGCCATTGAAAATGAGCGGCTGAAAAATGCATTTGAACAATGGTTGCAGGACAACAGCGCGTGGTTTTGGCCAAAAGCCGGGACCTATTTGTATCCCCAGGGGCTCAATTTTCAGTTATTGGCCGATGTCAAGGATTCCAAAGATGGTTATGCTCGATTTTCCAGTCAGTTTTTCAGGGCCAATGTGCGTCCGACCGACCATTATACGCTTTCCGTGCCCAACAGCGCCATTCACAGATTAAAAGCGGATGCGAGTGGATTTGAAAACCTGTTCCTGTGCGGCGACTGGATCGATTTCGGGGGCAATGTGGGCTACATTGACGGCACCATTCAGTCCGGGCAGCAGGCAGCGCAGGCGCTTCGGTCACGAATGCATCTGGGCGGACACAAGGAAATCTGGTCGGAAATCAAGTCTTGATTTTTGGAGGCAGCGTTTGTAACATTTGATTATTTCTTATCATAAATGACCGGCAATAGTCGGTCATTTCGTTTTTGGTTGCTAGCGTCCATCAGTAACTTGCGCCTTCTTGCAGCTTATCACTCAAAGTTGTCTCAAAAAATAATGAAGAAAATACTGTTCGTACTAACGCTGGCTGTATTCAATTTAATGCTTGTTCACGCGCAAAACAGCGAACCAGCACTTCGCGTTGATATCCCCATTGACTCGATACGCCTGAGCGACCCTTTTATTTTGGCAGACAAAATCACCTCCACGTACTACATGACCGGAACAGGAGGGAGGTTATGGAAAAGCAAAGACCTTCGGAAATGGACAGGTCCATATAAAATCGCACAAACAGACCCTCAATCATGGATGGGGTCGAACCCGATGATATGGGCGGCGGAAATCCATTATTATAAAGGCAAATATTACTATTTCGCCACATTTACCAACAAAGCCATTCGGGTAGGAGACAACCTTGAACGCCGGGCCAGCCACGTGCTGGTCAGCGACAAACCCGACGGACCTTACGTGCCGATGAAGGACTCCGTTTATCTGCCCGCAGATAAATTGACATTGGATGCCACATTATGGACGGATACGGATGGTAAATCGTACATGATTTATTGCCATGAATGGTTGCAGAATGACAACGGAACGGTGGAAAAAATAGAGCTGAAACCCGATCTCAGCGGCACCATCGGAGGCGGAAAGATCCTGTTCCTGGCCAGCGATTCTCCGTGGAGCCGTGAGAAAGAAAAGGACGGTAAGGACCGCCCGAATAAAGTTACAGACGGCCCGTGGCTATTCCGCACGCAAACCGGGAAGCTGGGCATGCTCTGGACTAGCTGGATCTATGACGTATATACCCAGGGTGTTGCTTATTCCCAAAGCGGCACTTTGGATGGTCCATGGATACAGGAGAAGGAGCCAGTTAACGGTTCAAATTTTGGCCACGGAATGCTTTTCCGCACATTTGACGGTAAGCTGCTCATGTCCATTCACAGTCATAAAAGCATTAATAACCGCACTGTGCGAATTCCTCATTTATTTGAAGTGGATGATTCAGGGGATAAAATTGTGGTTGGGAAGGCATTTAATTGATTTTTGTAGAACTATTTTATGCTTTAATTTTGAAAGATTTTCTATAATTCTTAACATTACTGATGATTAATCCTCCGTTACCAGGTAATGAAACGCTTTTTATTCTCAACGACTTTAATTTTTTCGCTGCATTTGATTACACCCGGCTTTGCACAAAAGCCCGGCTTGCCTTATAACAGGTTCACAGGAGAAATCACGCAAACGCAAGTTGTAAAAACTGACCAGTCCAGAGACAAGGCTTTCAGTGCTATAAAAGCGTGGATATCCAAGACTTATCCCAATTATCGGGAAGTTGTGCGGGCCGAAGATATGAGTTCCGGCAGGATCATTATCCAGGACCGCGAACCCATTAATTCCAATCGGTTCAAATCTTTCAGTTACCGCGTTACTATTGATGTAAAAGATGGGCATTACACCTGCACGATCAACAATGTTAAGACGCTAAGCCTTGGATCTGCTGCATACGCATCCGCAGATATGGATTTTTCAAACATGGGGATGTATGGGCAGGACATTGATGACATCAGCCGTCAAATTTCCATCACCAAAAACAAAAAGGCACTCGCCAAGCTCTATAAAAACCGTAGCGTTCTTAAATCGCTCCTATCGGATTACGACAAATCCCACTACAAGATGAGCGCACAATTCAATATGATCCAAACCGGCCTCCTCGAAGCAGTCTCAGGCACAAGCTCACTGGCAGCGTATTGATTGTGTTATTGATATCAATTAAACCCCGTCAAGGCACAATCGTGAACAGATACACTGTGAAGAGAACCAGGAGTGCGATGCCTTGCATGATGGTTGTGCGGCCGGTTCAAAGAGACAGCGCGACGGTGGAAAGTGAGAGGAGTGTTCCGGCGGGTTGAGGAAAAGTTCGATTCTTAATTGTCTCGTATGCTTAGATTTAATTACAACATGGACACTATCATGCGAATAAAGGTCTTGCTTAACACGGTTTTTGCTGTCGCTGTTATGCTTGCCGCTGGTAAACCCGCAGTCGGACAAATTAAACCATCCGGCGCGGCAGACACCAGCTTTTCGGTGATGGGTTCGTATCGCAGTGAAATCAGGCATCACCCGGACATTCGCATGGCAGATCCCACCATGCCCGCCTCTGTGAATGCAAGCCGTAATATTCCGTATCGGCAAAACCGGTCGGGCCGAAATTTGTTACTGGACATTTATCAACGAAAACAGAGACTACCGAAACCGGTGCCTGCAATCCTGATGGTCCATGGTGGTGGCTGGCGCTCGGGTGACCGCACACACAACACCACACTGGCACAACGACTCGCAGAAAAAGGCTTCATTACAATCACCGCAGATTATAGTTTATCAACGGAAGATTTATTTCCAGCGGCAGTTTATGACCTAAAAGCCGCCATTCGCTGGATCAGGGCACATGCGGGAGAGTATAACATCGACACATCCCGGATTGCCGTTCTTGGTTTTTCGGCAGGAGGGGAGCTGGCTGCGTTCATTGGCGCGACTAATGGGAACAAAAAATTTGAGGGTTCGGGAGAGCATATGGCATATTCCAGCGCCGTGCAGGCCGTGATTGACATTGACGGCATTCTCGCATTCATACATCCGGAATCTGGCGAGGGTGATGAATCAAAATCAATTTCCGCCGCGACATATTGGTTTGGTTATCCTAAAAGCGAACGGGCTGAGCTTTGGAACGATGGTTCTCCTATTACGCATGTGAGCAGTAAGTCGCCGCCTTATTTGTTCATTAACAGCTCGGTAAGCCGCATGCATGCGGGCAGGGAAGATTTTATCAAAAAGCTGAATGGCTTTAACATTTACAGTGAGGTGAAAACATTTTCCGACGCGCCGCATACATTCATGTTTTTTGATCCCTGGTTTAACCCAACGCTGAAATCAATTGACGATTTCATGAGTCGTATCTTTCCCGCCAAATGAGCAAAGAAATCGCAGCAGCGTTTCCAAGTCATTCCGATGGCTGATTAGCATGATTCTTTTAAGTTCGCTGACTAATCCTGCTAGTTAGGCGCGCGGATTGGAAACAGGAACATCAAAAATGAGTTTGACAAATATTACGATTATCGGCGGCGGAGCCTGTGGCATATCAGCATTTATAGAGCTTTTTCTTCAATTGCGCATCGCAAAAAGTCACCAAAAAGTCAGCATTACCATCATTGAGGAGAACCCGGAAATCGGGAAAGGACTTGCTTTCGGGACCAAGCAACCGGGTCATATTCTCAACACCCAGGCCGATTTAATGGGAATCCATTTTACAGAACCCCAGCATTTCAGCGACTGGCTCATTGAGCATGATGCACGCATTGGTCATGAAGTTGTTGATAATCAAGGTGAAAATAAAGCATTTACGACCCGGCGACTGTACGGGGATTATCTGAAAGAGCAGTTTGAACATTATTTTGAGCTGGCGAAAAAAGAAGGCATGGCTGTGGAGGTCATCCGCGCAAGCGCCATCAAAGTAACCAAGCTGAAATCCGGGTTCAATGTGCATTTGTCGGGAAGCAGGAAGCATTCATGCGACTTTATGCTGCTGGCGCCAGGGACGCCGGTTGCCAATAATTATCCGCATCTGGATAAAAAGAAAAACTATTTCGGCTCTCCCTGGCCATCGACGCCCATTCTGGACAACATTCCTAAAAATGCAGATGTCGCCATTTTGGGTTCCAGCCTGAGCGCAGTTGATGCTTTAATGACTTTGGCCGATAATGGTTACAAAGGAAAAATCACCTGCTATTCTCCCGACGGACTGATGCCCCGCGTGCAGCCCGAAGAGCAGCAAATGATCAAATGCCAGTTCCTGACGCTGAAAAAGCTGCACGAAATCCAGCGGAATGAGCTGCGAAATCCAACAATAAAAGAAATATTCCGGCTTTTTATGCAGGAAGCTGAGGCCTTTGCTGGTAAAAAAATCGATTGGAAGGCAACGACAAGAATCGGAAAGCCGGCGGATCAGCTTCTTAAAGAAGACATTGAAATCGCAAAAAACGGCGGTGATGCACTCACCAACATTCCTTATTCGCTTCGGTATGAGAGTTCGGAAATGTGGAAATGGCTGGACGAATCGGAAAAGCTGAAATTCAAGAAATGGCTGGGCGCACACTGGGCCGTAAGCCGTCATTGTATGCCGCTCGTGAATGCGGAAAGGGTTAATCAGCTTTTTGAGACCCAACAACTACGCATTGTCCCGGGTTTGAAGAAGGTGGTTTTCGACGAGACCAGGAAAGGATTTGTGCTAACCTGTGAGGAAGGGCAGGAATCGGTCGAAAAATACGTCATTAACGCCACGGGCCCGGCTTCGGCGGTCAAAATGATGAAGTCGGAGCTGATGCAGAACCTGGCTAAGGCAAACTTGATCGAACCGGAAGATGCAGGTGGGATCAAGATCAATACCGAGACAATGCAGGTGATCACCGGCAAAAAGGCTTATCCCAATTTCTACGCAGTCGGGCACATTACAAATGGTCTGCTGCTGGACGTGAATGCGGTTTGGTTTAATGTTAAAATGATCGGCAATTTATCTCGTCACCTTATCAGCCAGATCATTGGAAACCCTTCTTAAACTTTACGGGGAGCTGCTGCCCGTCATGGCATTCATACCCGCCGGCTATTTAATCGCCAGGAAATTCAATTTCAACTCCGGTTACATCAGCAAGCCATTGATCAATGTGCTCTTGCCTTTGCTTGTTTTCACCAACATGCTCGACGCGGAGGCTTCCAAGCTGGTCGTATTGCCCATTTTGACGTTTCTGCTCGCATTAGGGATGAATTTTGCGGCCAAAATGATACAGAATAAACTGGCTTCTGAAACTGACCCTTTGCTACTACGCAGCTCCTTTTCATTTTTTAACGTGGCTTTTTTCGGCATCCCAACGGTTACTGCGCTTTTTGGCGAAGACAAAGTGAATGTCTTGATCTGCATTTATCTGGGCTCCGCGCTGTATGGTGATACAATTGGTTATTTTCAAATTGCTAAGACCAAATATCCGACCGGAAAAGCATTAAAGGAAATGCTGAGCATTCCTTTTCTCTATGTTTTCATGGCAGGAATCATCTGTAAAATTGCCGGGTTGGAAACCCCGGAATTTGTCAAACCTGTCCTCAATGTTGTCAGCTTTGCCGTATCAGCAGCCGGAATGATGATTGTCGGTTTTCAATTGGCCGATGTCGATTTTAAGCATATTAAGATTCCGTATTTTTCCAAATTACTTGGCTTCCGCACGCTCGCAGCCGTGGTTATACTTTCCGTTGTTGCATTTGCAGCTTCTTTTATCGCGAAGGATTTGGAAGCGGAAGATTATAAAATGCTGGCCCTGGTTCCGCTTTTCCCGATTGCTGCAAATGTTACCGTATTTGCGGCCTTCCTCAAAGCGGATGAAGAGCAGTCTTCGATCCTGGTCTTTTTATCCATGTTGCTTTCGGTTGTACTCGTTTCGATAGCAACATTTTTCCTGCAATAGCAGGAAATGAAGGAGAGTTTTCAATGAGAACGCATAAACGAAACGCGAATTTACAATAATCTTACTGCCATGTTATGCTTGTGCATTAGGCTCCTGTTTTGACTGAAAACGGATTCTGACGAGCGTTCCGGTTGCTGGCTTGCTTTCAATATCCATGGTTGCTTTCATGAGTTCGCATATTTTTTTAACAATGAAAAGCCCGAGTCCTTCGCTTTCTTTCAAGTGGTCATTCTTGTCAGGAGAAGATGGTGGTGGCGTTTCTGTCTGCAACTGGCTGTGAATGGCTGTCGTGTGGGAAGCGGGTTTGAGCTGTTCTGCAAACAGTGCAGCAGGAGTGTTTTCCTGGAAGCCAGGGCCCGTATCTTGTATGCTCAAAACCCATCGTGCTTCGTTCTCATTTGCCCAGCTAATGTATATGCCACCCTTTTCGGTGTATTTCAATGCATTATAAAGCAGGTTCTGCAATATGCGCTGTATCTGGACTCTGTCACTCGCTATTTCCAGCTTTTGCGGACCATCGGCAGTTAGCGTCAGTTTCCGCATTTCGGCGACGGGTCGCGCATTTTCCATCGTTTCCCTGATCAACGCACTGACATCAAAGCGCTTGATATCCAACGTTTCCTGACCTGCTTCCATACGTGCGTAGTCAGTCAGTTGCAGGAGCATATCGCGCACTGAGGTCAGATTGCGGTTGATAATGGTCATCAGTTCGGATCGTTCCTCCTCGGAAGAAGGTGTCTGCGAAAGTTGAGAAGCCATTAACATGACACTGAAACTAGACCGCAGGTCGTGCGAACTGTGCCTCAGATGTTCATTTCTTTTTTTGCCCATCTGATGCAGCTGTTCCAGCGCAGTTTGCAGGCTGGCAGCCTGTTCCGCTGCCGCTGTTTGCCGGAGCTCGTTGTAGGAAATAACACTCCCACGGCTGGCTTCTGAGTACATCCGGTTGAGCTCGCGATAGATATGTGAAGCGTTTTCCGTATTCAGTTTCGTATAATCCGGATCAAAAATGGCCACCTCAGCAATCAGGATCGCGAAAAGGTGTTCCAGCTCGATCACCAGATCGCTCAACGAATAACCACTTTGCCAGCGGTGCAGCCCGTGCTGGCTGGAAATCACGACCGGGTCG
Coding sequences:
- a CDS encoding DUF4468 domain-containing protein; this encodes MKRFLFSTTLIFSLHLITPGFAQKPGLPYNRFTGEITQTQVVKTDQSRDKAFSAIKAWISKTYPNYREVVRAEDMSSGRIIIQDREPINSNRFKSFSYRVTIDVKDGHYTCTINNVKTLSLGSAAYASADMDFSNMGMYGQDIDDISRQISITKNKKALAKLYKNRSVLKSLLSDYDKSHYKMSAQFNMIQTGLLEAVSGTSSLAAY
- a CDS encoding NAD(P)-binding protein, encoding METKKKKIAILGGGMASLSAAHELTDYEGWQDHYEITLYQTGWRLGGKTATGRGECDRIEEHGIHILQGWYDTTFRLLRDVYAERKQHNLAPGSPLQDLFKDGLVANNSTLLTEFVPELGKWTNWPLVLPETEEQPGAGEPLPMWALVRKGLSVMAEMLLGSPYSSTGSWFSRWVLNHFFPKFVDGVEQKRQEKKGFLHWLLKPLFSENGFVGRLIKREMSHINEAIKLLAQESGDNHKHHSFILNLLEREIRHIERQGLPYREDQQEKRHQAIAVCFAYYNIKGILKDVYDRKTEIFDFDKIDKYDYREWLAMQGAPQWLVDSVIVRFFYTGTFANLVNENGGAVAAGTALQFFAKSSGYKGSFVYQMVYGTGDVMVMPIYEVLKSRGVKFKFFHKIEQVHYDANKIIETISYAEQVKLQVPEYDPVKKINGELRVWPGAPLYDQLDAENATRLQAEKVNLEDPWTDWTDYRKGQLKKGIDFDEVVLGIPIGTLKRICSEIIEKEPRWKSMAANIVTTPTQSAQLWFLPTLQELGFELSEWGLAPGLSAPNVVVYQNPMYSWLDSTIALPSENWPKNQQPRFLAYYTGPYLLRKPLPEGPDTAYQAIENERLKNAFEQWLQDNSAWFWPKAGTYLYPQGLNFQLLADVKDSKDGYARFSSQFFRANVRPTDHYTLSVPNSAIHRLKADASGFENLFLCGDWIDFGGNVGYIDGTIQSGQQAAQALRSRMHLGGHKEIWSEIKS
- a CDS encoding AEC family transporter translates to METLLKLYGELLPVMAFIPAGYLIARKFNFNSGYISKPLINVLLPLLVFTNMLDAEASKLVVLPILTFLLALGMNFAAKMIQNKLASETDPLLLRSSFSFFNVAFFGIPTVTALFGEDKVNVLICIYLGSALYGDTIGYFQIAKTKYPTGKALKEMLSIPFLYVFMAGIICKIAGLETPEFVKPVLNVVSFAVSAAGMMIVGFQLADVDFKHIKIPYFSKLLGFRTLAAVVILSVVAFAASFIAKDLEAEDYKMLALVPLFPIAANVTVFAAFLKADEEQSSILVFLSMLLSVVLVSIATFFLQ
- a CDS encoding glycoside hydrolase family 43 protein, which produces MKKILFVLTLAVFNLMLVHAQNSEPALRVDIPIDSIRLSDPFILADKITSTYYMTGTGGRLWKSKDLRKWTGPYKIAQTDPQSWMGSNPMIWAAEIHYYKGKYYYFATFTNKAIRVGDNLERRASHVLVSDKPDGPYVPMKDSVYLPADKLTLDATLWTDTDGKSYMIYCHEWLQNDNGTVEKIELKPDLSGTIGGGKILFLASDSPWSREKEKDGKDRPNKVTDGPWLFRTQTGKLGMLWTSWIYDVYTQGVAYSQSGTLDGPWIQEKEPVNGSNFGHGMLFRTFDGKLLMSIHSHKSINNRTVRIPHLFEVDDSGDKIVVGKAFN
- a CDS encoding alpha/beta hydrolase, whose translation is MLRFNYNMDTIMRIKVLLNTVFAVAVMLAAGKPAVGQIKPSGAADTSFSVMGSYRSEIRHHPDIRMADPTMPASVNASRNIPYRQNRSGRNLLLDIYQRKQRLPKPVPAILMVHGGGWRSGDRTHNTTLAQRLAEKGFITITADYSLSTEDLFPAAVYDLKAAIRWIRAHAGEYNIDTSRIAVLGFSAGGELAAFIGATNGNKKFEGSGEHMAYSSAVQAVIDIDGILAFIHPESGEGDESKSISAATYWFGYPKSERAELWNDGSPITHVSSKSPPYLFINSSVSRMHAGREDFIKKLNGFNIYSEVKTFSDAPHTFMFFDPWFNPTLKSIDDFMSRIFPAK
- a CDS encoding sensor histidine kinase, whose amino-acid sequence is MAKRKAEKLTQAGEMAAFLRTRREVLLNKWRERCDADPTLSSKSSFSREEFNDQVPLLLDILDQRLTLTKPSYDPVVISSQHGLHRWQSGYSLSDLVIELEHLFAILIAEVAIFDPDYTKLNTENASHIYRELNRMYSEASRGSVISYNELRQTAAAEQAASLQTALEQLHQMGKKRNEHLRHSSHDLRSSFSVMLMASQLSQTPSSEEERSELMTIINRNLTSVRDMLLQLTDYARMEAGQETLDIKRFDVSALIRETMENARPVAEMRKLTLTADGPQKLEIASDRVQIQRILQNLLYNALKYTEKGGIYISWANENEARWVLSIQDTGPGFQENTPAALFAEQLKPASHTTAIHSQLQTETPPPSSPDKNDHLKESEGLGLFIVKKICELMKATMDIESKPATGTLVRIRFQSKQEPNAQA
- a CDS encoding FAD/NAD(P)-binding protein; this encodes MSLTNITIIGGGACGISAFIELFLQLRIAKSHQKVSITIIEENPEIGKGLAFGTKQPGHILNTQADLMGIHFTEPQHFSDWLIEHDARIGHEVVDNQGENKAFTTRRLYGDYLKEQFEHYFELAKKEGMAVEVIRASAIKVTKLKSGFNVHLSGSRKHSCDFMLLAPGTPVANNYPHLDKKKNYFGSPWPSTPILDNIPKNADVAILGSSLSAVDALMTLADNGYKGKITCYSPDGLMPRVQPEEQQMIKCQFLTLKKLHEIQRNELRNPTIKEIFRLFMQEAEAFAGKKIDWKATTRIGKPADQLLKEDIEIAKNGGDALTNIPYSLRYESSEMWKWLDESEKLKFKKWLGAHWAVSRHCMPLVNAERVNQLFETQQLRIVPGLKKVVFDETRKGFVLTCEEGQESVEKYVINATGPASAVKMMKSELMQNLAKANLIEPEDAGGIKINTETMQVITGKKAYPNFYAVGHITNGLLLDVNAVWFNVKMIGNLSRHLISQIIGNPS